GGAGACGATCACCGTCGCAATCAACGGCGAAGAGCCTTACTCCTACATCACCGAAGAGGGTGAGCAGGAGGGCGCCACCATCGCCCTCGCCGAAGAGATCTTCGGGGAGATGGGCTACAGCGTGGAGGCGGAGCTGGTCCCCGATTGGGACAGCCTCATTCCCGGTCTCGGCGCTGAGCGCTATGACGCAGTCTCAGCGGGCATGTCGATCACGCCTGAGCGCTGTGCCGAGGCCTCGTTCGCCGAGCCCGAGATCATGTACACCACGGCACTGCTGGTGGAAGAGGGCAACCCCTACGGCGTGGAGAACCTCAACGACGTCGCCGAGGCCATGGAGTCCGGTGAGGACATCACCCTGGCCACGCTCTCCTCCGGCATTGAAGCCACCTACGTGGAGGAGCTGGGCATCGACGCCGAAGGCGTGGGCTCAGCCGATGACGGCATGGACATGGTCACCGGCGGTCGCGCCGACGTGTTCGCACTGACCGCGATCTCGCTGAGCGCCATGGCCGAGGACACGGAAGGCGTCGAGGTCACCGAGGGCTTCGTCCATGACATGGATGGCACGCTGCAGTACGGCGCAGGCTCCACCGTATTCCCCCAGGACTCAGACATGCTCGAGGAGTACAACGAGCACCTCGCCGAGCTCAAGGAGAGCGGTGAGCTGCTGGAGATCATCGGTGAGTACGGCTTCACCGAAGCTGAGATCCCGCCCGCTGATCTGACTGCGGAGGCACTCTGCGAGGGCGACCTGGAATCGCTCCAGGACATCGAAGACTGAGCTGAGAACTTCGGAAACCTCACGGTGGTCGGCCCCTGAGAAGGGGTCGGCCACCGCTTCGGTGACATCACCTCCAGCAGAGAGGAACGACCTCCTACCGTGGACTGGTTAGATCAACAGCAGCAGTACTTCGAGACGCTGCAGAACTTCGGGCCCAGACTCTGGGACGGGTTCCTGCTCACCGTGCAGCTCACCCTGGTCGGAGCGGCGCTCGCCTTCGTGCTTGCAGTGATCCTGGGCCTCATGGCCGGGAGCCCCAATCTCTGGCTGCGGGGGCCGGCGCGGGTCATCATCGAATTCTTCCGCGGCACCTCGCTGCTCGTGCAGCTGTTCTGGGTGTACTACGTCCTGCCGCTCTTCGGGCTGACCCTGGAGAGCGCCTTCACCGTGGGCGTGATCGCCCTCGGCGTGAACTACGGAGCGTACGGCGCAGAGGCCGTCCGGGCCTCGCTGACCTCGGTCTCTTCGGGACAGTGGGAAGCCACCGTCGCACTCTCCATGTCCTGGCCGCATAAGATCCGCCGGATCATCTTCCCGCAGGCCTGGGCGTTGATGATCCCCTCCCTGGCGAACCTGCTGGTGCACCTGATGAAGGGCTCGGCCATCGTCTACATCGTCGGGCTCAATGACTTTCAGTGGGAGCTCGATCAGCTGCGCCGAGTCACCGACGCCTGGTTCTCCTACGCCTTCATCGGTCTCATCGCCTATTTCCTGTTCGCACTGATCCTCACCCTGGGGATGCGGCTCCTCGAGATACGCGCCAAGCACCGGCTCGGCCAGGGGCCGACCCTGCGGGAGATCCTCTCACCAGCACCGAAGATGCCCATCGCTTCAGCGCACCCCGGCTCGACTCCGAGTCTGTTCGTCGGAAAGAATCCAGGGGGGCAGGGATGAACACATTGACTCCACTCTTCACCGCGCAGCCTTCCGGCGAGTCCACCGGCAACGTCTGGGACTGGGACTTCGCCCTCGAGATCTTCCCGGAGATCCTGACCGCCTTCATCCAGGTCACCCTCCTGGTGACCGTGGTCGGCACGGCCATTGCGGCGACCCTCGGTCTGGTCATCGCGATCCTGATCCGTGTCCTGCCCGGTCCGCTGGCCTTCATCGTGCGCTGGGCGGCCAACTTCATCCGCATGACCCCGATCGTGGTCCAGCTCCTGGTGCTCTATTACGGCTTCACCTGGATGGACCCGCTGCTGATCGGATTCATCGTCTTCGGCATCCACTACGCGACCTATATGTCCGAGGTCTACCGCGCCGGAATCGATTCCGTTCCCAAGGGACAGTGGGAGGCCACCAAGGCGCTCTCGATGAGCGCCGGCCGGACCTGGCGTCGTGTGATCATCCCGCAGGCGCTGCGCTCCACCATTCCCTCGCTGGGCAACTATGCGATCTCGATGTTCAAGGACACCCCGTTCCTCTTCGTCATCTCGGTGGCGGAGATGGTCCTCGTCGCCCAGACGGTCGGAGGGCAGACCTTCCGCTACACCGAAGCCATCACCATCGCCGGCCTGATCTTCCTCGCCGCCAGCTACCCCACAGCACTGCTGATCAACCGTCTGGAGAAGCGCCTTGCCTACGCCAACTGATCCCGAAAATCCGGTCATCGAGTTCGTCGATGTCGAGAAGCGTTTCGGCAGCAACACCGTCCTGAAGGACCTGAACTTCTCGGTCCGCCGCGGCGAAAGGGTCACGCTCATCGGCCCCTCTGGCTCGGGCAAGACCACGATCCTGCGTCTGGTGATGACGCTGGAGGAGCTCACCGGTGGCTACATCTTCGTCGACGGCGAGCCGCTGACCCATCGCGAGAAGGACGGCAAGCGCGTCCCTGTCTCCGCCAAGGAGCAGAAGCACCTGCGCACCCGGATCGGCATGGTCTTCCAGCAGTTCAACCTGTTCCCGAACATGACGGTGCTGGAGAACATCATCGAAGCTCCCATCCATGTGCTGGGGCAGTCGAAATCCGAGGCGACCGCGAAGGCGCACTCGCTGCTGGAGCAGGTGGGTCTGCCGGACAAGGCCAACGAGCATCCGATGAGCCTCTCGGGTGGCCAGCAGCAGCGCGTCGCCATCGCCCGCGCCCTGGCCATGGACCCGGAGATCCTGCTGCTGGACGAGGTCACCTCGGCGCTGGATCCCGAGGTCGTCGGAGATGTGCTCAACATCCTGCGCACGGTCGCGGACACCACGAACGTCACCATGCTGATCGTGACGCATGAGATGAGCTTCGCCCGCGACGTCTCCCACAAGGTCATGATGTTCGACGGCGGCCGCGTGGTCGAGGAGGGCACTCCGGAGAAGATCTTCTCCGACCCCACGCACGAGCGCACCAAACAATTCCTCAGCGCCGTGCTGCGCGACGCCTGACCAGATCTAGAATTGTCCTAAGTTCCTTCCCATCCCTTTCCAGGAGTGAGACAACCTGTCATGAGCCTGATCGTTCAGAAATACGGCGGATCATCCGTCGCGGATGCCGAAAGCATCAAACGAGTGGCGAAGCGGGTCGTCGAGACCAAGAACGCCGGCCATCAGGTCGTCGTCGTGGTCTCGGCCATGGGTGACACCACCGATGACCTGCTCGACCTTGCCGGACGCATCACTTCGGCGCCACCCTCCCGAGAGATGGACATCCTGCTCTCCTCAGGCGAGCGCATGTCCATGGCGCTGCTCGCCATGGCCATCCACGAACTCGAGGAGACCGCACAGTCCTTCACCGGTTCCCAGGCCGGCATGATCACCGACGCCATCCACGGCAAGGCACGCATCATCGAGGTCAGCCCCAAACGTGTGCAGGAATCCCTCGACGAGGGCCACATCGGCATCGTCGCAGGGTTCCAGGGCATGAGCCGGGAGTCCCGGGACATCACCACCATGGGCCGCGGCGGTTCAGACACCACCGCCGTCGCGCTGGCGGCAGCGCTGCACGCCGATGTCTGCGAGATCTACACCGACGTGGATGGTGTGTTCACTGCCGACCCACGCGTGGTCAAGACGGCCCGGAAGATCGACACCATCTCCAGCGAAGACATGTTGGAGATGGCTGCTGCCGGCACCAAGGTCCTGCACCTGCGTTCAGTGGAGTACGCCCGCCGCTTCGGAGTGAAGCTGCATGTGCGCTCCTCCTTCAGCCAGCTCGAAGGCACCTGGGTCATCCCCGACCCCAAAGACACCGTGACCATCCAGGAAGGCGAACCCTTGGAACAGCCCATCATCTCCGGCGTCTCGCATGACGCATCCGAAGGCAAACTCACCATCACCGGTGTTCCCGACGTTCCCGGCAAGGCGGCTGAGATCTTCAATCTCATCGCCGAGGGCGCGGTCAACATCGACATGATCGTCCAGGACGTCTCCATGGCGACCAAGACCACGAACATCTCCTTCACCCTCCCCGGAGAGGATGGAGAGCGCGCCCAGGAGATGCTCAACGCGCACAAAGACACCATCGGCTTCGAGTCCATGGACTTCGTGCCGCAGGTCGGCAAGGTCTCGCTGATCGGCGGCGGCATGCGCAACCATCCGGGTGTCTCCGCCCGCTTCTTCACCGCGCTGCGCGACGCCGGGATCAACATCGGGCTGATCTCCACCTCCGAGATCCGCGTCTCGGTCATCACCGACGTCCATCTGCTGGACCGCGCCGTGCAGGCCATCCACACCGCCTTCGGCCTGGACTCCGATGAAGAGGCCAAGGTCTACGCCGGGACCGGTCGCTAGGCCAGATCATGGGCACCGAGGTGCGCCCCGCCGTCGGACGCTTCGCCGACTTCCATGAGGTGGTCGGGGTCAAGAAACCCGGCGGTCAGGGGTGCTGGTGCATGTCCTACCGGGACTCGCGCGTCGCCAATGACGACCGCCCGGAGTTCATGCGCGAGCTCTGCGCGCAGGAGCCCGGCCCCGGGGTCCTCGCCTATGTCGAGGACGAGCCCGCCGGCTGGTGCTCGGTCGCTCCGCGCAGCAGCTACCGGCGGCTGATGAACTCCCGGACGATCCCGTTCCTCGATGACCGCGATGCCTGGTCCGTGGTGTGCTTCGTGGTTCGTCCGGGGTTTCGCGGCCGCGGCCTGATGCATGATCTGCTCGACGCAGCGGTCGACCACGCGGCGTCGCACGGAGCCGAGGTCATCGAGGGGTATCCCTTGGAGCTGGAGACGGAGGCCTCTCGGGTGGACGTGATCAGCGGTTACGTCGGCACCACCGAACTCTTCTCCGCCCACGGGTTCGAGGTCGCCGCACCCACCTCCGCACACAGCGGACACCGGCCACGCTGGATCATGCGCCGGGAACTCGGCTGAGCCGCCGACGCTGAACCGATGAAGCGGCCCCGCACAGCACACAGGCGGCAGGTGTACCCTTTACGGGTTCCCTGCCGCCTGCGCACTTGGTACGAGTGATATACCCGATGGTAACCCAGACACCAGCTCCCGCCGAGGCAACTCACGGGCTGACGGTGATTCCTGAACAGGAGCACCGCGAGAAGGCCGCCGCCCATCAGGCCGCGGTGGATCGTCTCACTGAGGGTTTCCTCGCGCGCCGGCACGCTGGAGTGAAGCACCCGGTGGAGGACTTCCTCTTCACCTACTACTCCCACTCACCCGGCAAGCTCTCCCGCTGGCATCCCGGAGTCGGGGTTCTGCTGCAGGGGGATCAGCTCGATCACGCCGAGTGGAAGCACTACCGCGCCACCGGCACCGGGGTGACGCTCGACGTGGAGGGGTTCCGCCGTGATCGGGCCTCCATGATCGGCTTCGCCCGTCGACTGCTGAGCACGACGGCGGCCACACCGGCGCAGCTGGGATGCTTCGGTCTGCATGAATGGGCCATGGTCTACAAGTCCGTGGAGCACGGCCAGCGCCACGACCAGGTTCCGCTGCGCCTGGGCCCCTCCGGGACAGACGAGGTGGTCGAGGCCGCGAACATCCGCTGCACGCACTTCGACGCCTACCGCTTCTACACACCCTCGGCGAAGCCGTTGAATGCGCTGGAGCCCACCCGCGAATCGCAGACGCAGATGGAGCAGCCCGGGTGTCTGCACGCCAACATGGATCTGTACAAGTGGGCCTATAAGCTCATCCCGGCGGTGAGCAGTGATCTCCTGCTGGAGTGCTTCGACCTCGCCTCACGGATCCGAGAGCTTGATATGCGCGCGTCCCCGTATGACCTCAGCGATTGGGGCTACGAGCCGGTCCCGATCGAGACTCCCGCTGGGCGGGCTGCCTATGCTCGGGCACAGAAGGGCTTCGCCGAGGAGTCGCAGGTGCTGCGCGGAAAGCTCCTCGCGGTGCTGGACCAGCTCGAGGGTCTTGAAGACCGCGCGCCACAGCCGTAGCCTCGGTGGTCCCAGCTGAGGAGAGTCAACGATGATTCCTGCAGGTCAGCAGAAGTCCCAGACCGTGATCCTGGCCGCCGTCGCGTCGCTCACGGCCGTCGCCATGCTTCTGATCCACGCCTCCGGAGCCGCCTATGGCACCGTCTTCGGCACGATTGCGCTCTGGGGCGGAGGCCTGTTCATCATCACGTCCTGCGCGTTGAAGATCGCCATCCCACTGCTTGCAGCGCGCAACCCTGTCGCGACCAGCCGGCGGAGCTAGTGTCCTGGGTCCAGTGACTCAGCTCCAGCTCAGGCGTTGCAGAGGACGCGGCTGCACTCGCTGAGCAGCTCCTGCATCCGAGCGGCGCCGTGGCGGCCGTTGAAGATCTCAGTGCCGTTCTCGAAGGCCTTGCCGGCCGCGAGCGGCCCGGCATCGACGGGGTCATAGCCCAGCGAGTCGATGAACGCGGAGACCAGGCTCTTGGCCTCGGCGTCATCGGAGGCCACGGCCAGAGCGCGGCGGTGCGGATCCCCGGCGGGGTAGGAATCAACCTCGAGATCGCCATAGCCGATGTGGTTGAGCGTCTTGACCACGCGCGCCGCCCCCAGGAAGTCTGCGATGACCTCACTGGTGCTGGTGCCGGCCTCGAACTCATCCATGAACCCGTCCACCGGGGCCCAGTAGTTCATCGTGTCGATGACCACCTTGTCGCGCAGCACCGAGGTGTCCACGCTCTGGTACTTGTGCAGCGGCACTGCAAGCACGATGACGTCCGCGCTGCGGAGGTCTTCACGATCAACGGCCGTGGCGCCGGGGACGATGACCTCGGTCAGCAGCCGGATGTCAGCGGCGGGCTTGCCCGTAGCGATGGTGACCGTATGACCGGCGCGCACGGCCTGCCGTGCAACGGCTGTGCCGACCCGCCCTGCCCCGAGGACTCCGATGTTCAGTGGCGTCTGCGTCATAGTGTTCCCATCCCTTGACTGGCGGAGCGTCGACCAGGCGGCTCCGCGGCCCCGATTCGCTTCAGATCTGCTTCAAAACTGAAAGATTCCGTGGGGCATAACGTGGGGTGCCGGCATTTTGTTCCGCCTTCCCGATCAGGTCACATCCCCATCGATGTAGAACCACTGGCCTGATTCGCGACGGAATCGGCTGAGCTCATGATGCCGTCCGCGTCCCCGTGTTTGGCCCGCGCTCGGATCCTCATAGCTGGCCACGAATTCCACAGTTCCGTGCGTCTCGAAGGGTCCGCCGCCGGACACGCCCAGGATGGCGAGTCGCGTCCAGCGAGCGCCCGGCCTGGAGAGGACCGCCAACGCTGGGCGGGTCTCGGGCGCCCAGCTCCGGTGCAGATAGCCGCCGAAGAACCCTGGATCCTCACTCATCAGAGCGTTGGCACTGTACCGCGACCGCATCAGCGCCTCCGCAGTGGGGGCCGGCGCGCCGGCGTGGAAGCGTCGGCAGCAGGCGGCATAGGTGTCGCCGGACCCGCAGGGGCAGCGCTGCGCGGGATCCCGTTCAGGGTCAATCTCGGTCATCGCTTCAGCATCTCATCTGGGGAGGAACCCTCATCCATTGGGCGCAAAACGTCGCTATGACCCGTCCAGCAGACGGGTATTCCACCGTTTCTCGCCCAATCGATGAGCGGAGCCCCACGGGCCGGGCGGCTCGTGAGCAACCGGTAGACTGGACCGGCAAGCTCGCGGAGCGTGCCGCCGTCGTCCTCAGCCGTGCTGATCAGGTCACGGCAGCGCGTGAGACGGCACCTGGCAGCGGTCCCGCGGGCTCACCCGCCCGCACCATCGCACAGGAGACCCCATGCCGCGCATCATCGTCGAGGTCATGCCCAAACCCGAGATTCTTGATCCCCAGGGCAAGGCCATCGCCTCCGCGCTGCCCCATCTGGGCTTCACCGGTTTTTCCGGAGTCCGCCAGGGCAAGCGCTTCGAGCTCACCGTGGACGGCGAGATCACCGACGAAGTTCTGGAGAGCGCCCGCACCGCGGCCACCGAGATGCTCTCGAACCCGGTGATCGAAGACGTCATCAGCGTGCGCGTGGACGACCAGGACGCTGCATGAGCACTGAGACTCCCCTGATCGGGAACTTCCACGCCGCTCCCGCCGGCCAGCCCCTGGGTGGCGCGCGCATCGGCGTAGTCACCTTCCCCGGCACCCTCGATGACCGCGACGCCGCTCGCGCCGTCCGCCTCGGCGGCGGCACCGCCGTGCCGCTCTGGCACGGCGACGAGTCGCTCCAGGGCGTGGACGCGATCGTGCTGCCGGGCGGATTCTCCTATGGCGACTACCTGCGCGCCGGGGCCATCGCCCGCTTCGCGCCGCTGATGAGCAAGATCATCGAGGCCGCCACCGCCACCTCAGGCAGCCGACTCCCCGTGCTGGGCATCTGCAACGGCTTCCAGATGCTCACCGAGTCCCACCTGCTGCCCGGTTCCATGGTGAAGAACGAACACCTGAAGTTCCTCTGCAAGGACCAGGTGCTGCAGGTGGAGAACACCTCCACCGCCTGGACCTCCCAGTTCACGCAGGATGAGCTCATCGCCATCCCGCTGAAGAACCAGGACGGGCAGTACCTCGCCGACCCAGAGACCCTCGAGGCGCTCGAGGCCGAAGGCCGCGTGGTCTTCCGCTATGTGGGTGAGAACCCCAACGGGTCCCGCAACGGGATTGCCGGAATCAGCAATGAGACCGGCAACGTCGTGGGCCTCATGCCGCACCCCGAGCACGCCGTCGAGGCCGGCTACGGCCCCGATGACGCCACCGGGATGCGCAACGGCACCGACGGCCTGACCATCTTCACCTCCGTGATCGCATCTCTTGCCGGAGGTGCCCAGTGAGCGAGCAGACTGTGACTGACAAAGAATTCAACATCGACACCGTGGAGCACGCCTCCACCACGCCAGACACCGATCTGCCCTGGGCAGAGCTCGGCCTGAAGTCCGAGGAGTACGACCGGATCGTCGAGATCCTGGGCAGGCGGCCGACGGCGGCCGAGCTGGCCATGTACTCGGTGATGTGGTCCGAGCACTGCTCGTACAAGTCCTCCAAGGTCCACCTGCGCCAGTTCGGCGAGAAGGTCACCGAGGAGATGAAGAAGGACCTGATGGTCGGCATCGGCGAGAACGCCGGCGTGACCAACCTCGGCGACGGATGGGCCATCACCTTCAAGATCGAATCCCATAACCACCCCAGCTACGTGGAGCCCTATCAGGGTGCCGCCACCGGCGTGGGCGGGATCGTCCGCGACATCATCTCCATGGGCGCCCGCCCGGTCGCGGTGATGGATCCGCTGCGCTTCGGCGATATCGACCACCCTGACACCTTGCGCGTGCTGCCCGGAGTGGTCTCCGGCATCGGCGGCTACGGCAACTCCCTGGGCCTGCCCAACATCGGTGGCGAGGTCGTCTTCGACTCGGTCTACCAGGACAACCCTCTGGTCAACGCGCTGGCGGTCGGCGTGATGCGTCATGAGGACATCCGGCTGGCCAACGCCTCGGGCGTGGGCAACAAGGTCGTCCTCTTCGGGGCCCGGACCGGCGGTGACGGCATCGGCGGCGCCTCGGTGCTGGCCTCGGAGTCCTTCGACGACTCGAAGCCCTCCAAGCGCCCCGCCGTGCAGGTCGGTGACCCCTTCGCCGAGAAGGTGCTCATCGAGTGCTGCCTGGAGCTCTTCCACGCGGAGCTCGTCGAAGGCATCCAGGACCTCGGCGCTGCCGGCATCTCCTGCGCCACCTCCGAGCTGGCCTCCAACGGCGAGGGCGGCATGCACGTGGAGCTGCAGAACGTGCTGCTGCGCGATCCCACCCTGACCCCGGGCGAGATCCTGATGTCAGAGTCCCAGGAACGCATGATGGCAGTGGTGACCCCTGAGAATGCCGCGGAGTTTGAACGCGTCATGGCCAAGTGGGAGGTCGAATATTCCTGGCTCGGCGAGGTGTCCGACACCGGCCGGCTCATCATCGAATGGGACGGCGAGACCATCGTGGACGTGGATCCGCGCACGGTCGCCCACGACGGGCCCGTCTATGAGCGCCCCTACCACCGCCCCGCCGGCCAGGACGCGCTGCAGGCCGACACCTTCCGCTCCTCCGACGCGGGCAAGGACCTCCCCGAGACCGGCCAGGAGCTCGGCGGTGCTCTGGTGGAGCTGATGACCAGCCCAAACATGGCCGACGTCTCCTGGATCACCGATCAGTTCGATCGCTTCGTCGGCGGCAACACCGCACTCTCCCAGCCCGATGACTCCGGCGTGATCCGCGTGGATCAGGAGACCGGGCTCGGCGTCGCACTGGCCACCGATGCCAATGCGCGCTATGCCTATCTGGACCCCTACACCGGGGCGCAGCTTGCACTGGCCGAGTCCTACCGCAATGTGGCCACCACCGGTGCCATCCCGATGGCCGTCTCGGACTGCCTGAACTTCGGCTCCCCGGAGGACCCCGAGGTCATGTGGCAGTTCGCCGAGGCCGTCCGCGGACTTGCCGATGGCTGCCAGCAGCTGGGCATCCCGGTGACCGGCGGCAACGTCTCGCTGTACAACCAGACCGCGGGCCGCGCCATCCACCCCACACCGGTGGTGGGTGTGCTCGGCAAGTTCGACGACGTCGGACGCCGCACCCCCTCGGGCTACGAGCGCTGGGCCGATGGCCAGGCGATCTACCTGCTCGGTGTGACCGCCGACGAGCTCGACGGCTCCGAGTTCGCCCGGGGTCGCGGGCACCTGGGCGGAATGCCGCCCGCCGTGGACCTGGATGCGGAGAAGAAGCTCGGGGAGATCCTGATCAACGCCTCCCGCGATGGCATGATCGACGCCGCGCACGACCTCTCCGAAGGCGGCCTCGCGGCCGGGCTCGCCGAGATGAGCCTGCGCTTCGGCGTGGGCGCCCGAGTGGCGGTGGACGGGCTCTGTGAGCGCGACGGCGTGGATCCCTTCACCGCGCTCTTCAGCGAGTCCCAGGCCCGTGCACTGGTCGCACTGCCGCGCTCGGAGGAGCTGCGCTTCACCGATATGACCTCGGCTCGCGGTTTCGCGGCGCTGCGGATCGGCATCGTGGACGCCACCTCCGGTGACCTCGAGGTGGCCGGTCCGTTCGACGGCGGCAGCTTCACGATCGGCATCGACGAGCTGCGCGAGGCCTGGAGCGCGGTCATCCCCTCGCGCTTCGCCGGCCTGGGTGAAGCCACAGAGGCCGTCCGCCAGGAGAAGTAGAGCTCGCTCAGCAGAACATGACCGAGCGCCCCGGTGGGCCTCGCCTAGGATGGGGACGGATCCTAGGAGAGGAAGACTATGCAGGAGACCCACCGGGCACTCGTGATCGAGGACGACGACGATATCCGTCGCCTTCTCGAGATGGTCCTGACGCAGGCCGGATTCGGCGTGGACACCGTCCCCAGCGGCGAAGAGGGCGTGGCCCAGGCCGCCGCCGGGAACTACGCCCTGATCAGCGTGGACGTGGGCCTTCCCGATATCGACGGACTCGAAGTGGTGCGTCGCGTGCGCCCGAGCTTCAGCGGTCGGATCGTCATGGTCAGCGCCCGCTCAGGAGCGGTGGACCAGGCCTCCGGCCATACCGCCGGGGCTGACCTGTACATCACCAAACCCTTCCGACCACGTGAGCTGAAGCAGAAGTTCCTCGACCTGGTGTCCACCGAGACGGAGTGAGCCGACCCGGTTCACGCCGTGACGAACCGTTCTCGGATCTCCTCCACAGTGGCCTCACCGACGGAGCCGATGATCGGCAGCTCGCGGCGAAGTCCCGCGTAGTCCTCCGCGTCGAGATATTCGTCCAGATCCGCGGCACCCCGAGCCAGGCGTTCCGCGCCCAGCATCTCCGAGGCGACCCTGATGCTGGCGAGCGCATCCGCCGTGGCAGTGCGATCCTCCGCCGCGACAGCGAGCCGCAGGTTGGCCCACCGTCGCGGCCAGATGAGCCCGAAGGTGTTGACCAGCTCCCTGGCGAAGTCTTCAGCGCCGTCGAGCTCCTCGGCCAAGCTGGTGATGATCTGCGCATCCAACAGCGGCAGCGCGAGCAGCTCATCCCGGAGCGCAGCCGTGGGAAGCAAGCTGGTGCCATCGGCGTTCCGGGCGGTCTTCGCCCAGGAGGTCTGACCGGACGCCATCCGGGTCATCGCGCGCGGGTAGTAGAGGTAGGTCAGGTAGACATAGAAGAGGTAGCCCATCCCGTAGAAGATCCCACCGATCAAGCTGATGTCTTCCCGGCAGATGTACTTATAGAGGATCCCCCAGAGGAAATACGGGAGGATGAGAAATACTGCCGCGAGCAGCGCGACCCACTGCACCGAACTGCCCGAGGCGAATCCCACGCGGCCCTCCGTGAGAGCGAGGACGAACAGCAGCGGGCCGAGCAGCAGATTCGCCATGAGGAGCCACGGCTGGCCCATGAAGTAATGAATCTCTGCCCACCCTGAGCCGCGCAGATTCCCGCTCCGTCGCAGCGGCGGAAGGAGCTCCGCGCATTCCATGTTTCCCTGCGCCCAGCGGGTGCGCTGGGTCAGCAGGCGACGCGTATAGGGCAGCGCTTCCTGGGAGACGTGAGCCTCCGGGACGTAGTGGGTCCGGTGACCTCTGGTGATGATGTTGAGTCCAAGCTCGTAGTCTTCACTGAGCTTCCTGCCCCAAGGCTGGCCGTAGTCGGCGTCGAGATCGTCGAGCACCGAGAGCCGGGTGAACTGGCCGTTCCCTCCCATCCCCACGGTTCCGGTCTTGATCCGAAGCATCTGCATCGCCGAATTCGAGGTCCGAAACTCGATATCCTGCATGCGGATCAACGTCCGGCCCAGAAAGTTCTTGAAGCCTCCTGAGAGCGGCCTCGGGAGCCTGTCGCCTCGATTCTTCATCCAGACCTCGAGCTGCACGGCACCGACCGTATCTTCGCCGAAAGCGTCCGGCCCGGCAAGCAGGTCAAGAGCATTGCCGGAGAGGAAACCATCGGCGTCGAGCACTCCGATCACCGTGCGGTGACGCTGTTTCCTGTCCTGACTCGTCGCATCGGAGATCACCCGGTATGCCGCGTT
The nucleotide sequence above comes from Nesterenkonia halotolerans. Encoded proteins:
- a CDS encoding YchJ family protein, with amino-acid sequence MTEIDPERDPAQRCPCGSGDTYAACCRRFHAGAPAPTAEALMRSRYSANALMSEDPGFFGGYLHRSWAPETRPALAVLSRPGARWTRLAILGVSGGGPFETHGTVEFVASYEDPSAGQTRGRGRHHELSRFRRESGQWFYIDGDVT
- the purS gene encoding phosphoribosylformylglycinamidine synthase subunit PurS; this encodes MPRIIVEVMPKPEILDPQGKAIASALPHLGFTGFSGVRQGKRFELTVDGEITDEVLESARTAATEMLSNPVIEDVISVRVDDQDAA
- the purQ gene encoding phosphoribosylformylglycinamidine synthase subunit PurQ, yielding MSTETPLIGNFHAAPAGQPLGGARIGVVTFPGTLDDRDAARAVRLGGGTAVPLWHGDESLQGVDAIVLPGGFSYGDYLRAGAIARFAPLMSKIIEAATATSGSRLPVLGICNGFQMLTESHLLPGSMVKNEHLKFLCKDQVLQVENTSTAWTSQFTQDELIAIPLKNQDGQYLADPETLEALEAEGRVVFRYVGENPNGSRNGIAGISNETGNVVGLMPHPEHAVEAGYGPDDATGMRNGTDGLTIFTSVIASLAGGAQ
- the purL gene encoding phosphoribosylformylglycinamidine synthase subunit PurL, producing MTDKEFNIDTVEHASTTPDTDLPWAELGLKSEEYDRIVEILGRRPTAAELAMYSVMWSEHCSYKSSKVHLRQFGEKVTEEMKKDLMVGIGENAGVTNLGDGWAITFKIESHNHPSYVEPYQGAATGVGGIVRDIISMGARPVAVMDPLRFGDIDHPDTLRVLPGVVSGIGGYGNSLGLPNIGGEVVFDSVYQDNPLVNALAVGVMRHEDIRLANASGVGNKVVLFGARTGGDGIGGASVLASESFDDSKPSKRPAVQVGDPFAEKVLIECCLELFHAELVEGIQDLGAAGISCATSELASNGEGGMHVELQNVLLRDPTLTPGEILMSESQERMMAVVTPENAAEFERVMAKWEVEYSWLGEVSDTGRLIIEWDGETIVDVDPRTVAHDGPVYERPYHRPAGQDALQADTFRSSDAGKDLPETGQELGGALVELMTSPNMADVSWITDQFDRFVGGNTALSQPDDSGVIRVDQETGLGVALATDANARYAYLDPYTGAQLALAESYRNVATTGAIPMAVSDCLNFGSPEDPEVMWQFAEAVRGLADGCQQLGIPVTGGNVSLYNQTAGRAIHPTPVVGVLGKFDDVGRRTPSGYERWADGQAIYLLGVTADELDGSEFARGRGHLGGMPPAVDLDAEKKLGEILINASRDGMIDAAHDLSEGGLAAGLAEMSLRFGVGARVAVDGLCERDGVDPFTALFSESQARALVALPRSEELRFTDMTSARGFAALRIGIVDATSGDLEVAGPFDGGSFTIGIDELREAWSAVIPSRFAGLGEATEAVRQEK
- a CDS encoding response regulator transcription factor; amino-acid sequence: MQETHRALVIEDDDDIRRLLEMVLTQAGFGVDTVPSGEEGVAQAAAGNYALISVDVGLPDIDGLEVVRRVRPSFSGRIVMVSARSGAVDQASGHTAGADLYITKPFRPRELKQKFLDLVSTETE
- a CDS encoding glycosyltransferase family 2 protein; protein product: MSTRPRRLRVSPLIFLFSAVYGSLAALVFCFSGAFGDFGEHPLRDVGLVIVTLISSLALTYISLLVHTYLVRRKNRSGNSETLTWHVMIPCRDEESVIAETVSAARTTFPGLHVWVIDDDSEDATASIVRKLQDFDDKVHLISRRRPDARTGKGHALNAAYRVISDATSQDRKQRHRTVIGVLDADGFLSGNALDLLAGPDAFGEDTVGAVQLEVWMKNRGDRLPRPLSGGFKNFLGRTLIRMQDIEFRTSNSAMQMLRIKTGTVGMGGNGQFTRLSVLDDLDADYGQPWGRKLSEDYELGLNIITRGHRTHYVPEAHVSQEALPYTRRLLTQRTRWAQGNMECAELLPPLRRSGNLRGSGWAEIHYFMGQPWLLMANLLLGPLLFVLALTEGRVGFASGSSVQWVALLAAVFLILPYFLWGILYKYICREDISLIGGIFYGMGYLFYVYLTYLYYPRAMTRMASGQTSWAKTARNADGTSLLPTAALRDELLALPLLDAQIITSLAEELDGAEDFARELVNTFGLIWPRRWANLRLAVAAEDRTATADALASIRVASEMLGAERLARGAADLDEYLDAEDYAGLRRELPIIGSVGEATVEEIRERFVTA